One window from the genome of Bradyrhizobium xenonodulans encodes:
- a CDS encoding DUF192 domain-containing protein — protein MNFDRKAVFAVARGWLAAILVIAGCTVASGPVRAASFQPLEIVTRNGVQVFSVEMATTEEEKQTGLMYRKELADGKGMLFDFKPEQEVSMWMKNTYVSLDMIFIRADGRILRIAENTEPMSTKIISSRGPARAVLEVVAGTAQKYGIRPGDRVGHPLFGTK, from the coding sequence ATGAATTTCGATCGAAAGGCCGTCTTCGCCGTTGCGAGGGGCTGGCTTGCCGCCATCCTCGTCATCGCCGGTTGTACTGTTGCCAGCGGACCCGTCCGCGCCGCCAGCTTCCAGCCGCTCGAGATCGTCACCAGGAACGGCGTGCAGGTGTTCTCGGTGGAAATGGCGACGACCGAGGAGGAGAAGCAGACCGGGCTGATGTACCGCAAGGAACTGGCGGACGGTAAAGGCATGCTGTTCGACTTCAAGCCCGAGCAGGAGGTGTCGATGTGGATGAAGAATACCTATGTCTCGCTCGACATGATCTTCATCCGGGCCGACGGCCGCATTCTGCGCATCGCCGAAAACACCGAGCCGATGTCGACGAAGATCATCTCGTCCCGGGGCCCCGCCCGGGCCGTCCTGGAGGTGGTGGCGGGAACGGCACAGAAATACGGCATCCGGCCCGGCGACCGTGTCGGCCACCCGCTGTTCGGCACCAAA